A genomic segment from Sporohalobacter salinus encodes:
- a CDS encoding DedA family protein codes for MDLNYLIDLIIDLGIRYGYLIIFLAAIGEGMGLPIPDGIILAVSSYFIFNDQMSILGLISYFLLGSIVGNLIAYSIGRWSKDWLEKVDFFNRAESNRMNKVNKLFARYGAWALLITQVFSRVIRVPVIYAAGIQEMNIVKYSVLCLLGNLIWGLLWIFIGIYISSNLEVLQKLIRGYGKFQVLILISLIAIFYILYRRVEID; via the coding sequence TTGGATTTGAATTACTTAATTGATTTAATTATAGATTTAGGTATTCGATATGGATATTTAATTATATTTTTAGCAGCTATTGGTGAGGGGATGGGATTGCCGATACCAGATGGTATTATTTTAGCTGTTAGTAGTTATTTTATTTTTAATGATCAGATGTCTATTCTAGGTTTGATTAGCTATTTTTTATTAGGAAGTATTGTTGGGAATTTAATTGCATATTCAATTGGTCGTTGGAGTAAGGATTGGTTAGAAAAAGTTGATTTTTTTAATAGAGCTGAATCGAATAGGATGAATAAGGTTAATAAATTATTTGCTCGTTATGGAGCATGGGCGCTACTAATTACTCAGGTCTTTTCTAGGGTAATAAGGGTTCCAGTTATTTATGCAGCAGGGATTCAAGAGATGAATATTGTTAAATATTCTGTTCTATGTTTATTAGGAAATCTGATTTGGGGATTATTATGGATCTTCATTGGTATATATATATCTTCAAATTTAGAAGTTTTACAAAAATTAATAAGGGGATATGGGAAATTTCAAGTTTTGATACTGATATCATTGATAGCAATTTTCTATATTCTGTATCGAAGAGTTGAGATAGATTAA
- a CDS encoding radical SAM protein, translated as MTSPNYLKLYQSGELATRVEKAYNILQDCTLCPHHCHVDRSNDEIGYCQTGNEIKIASYGPHFGEEPPLIGSYGSGTIFFSNCNLKCIYCQNYDISQHQSGNTVTVQELAEIMISLQNKECHNINFVTPSHMVHALLAATLKSCEMGLNIPLVYNSGGYDDKKILQLLDGVIDIYMPDVKYADENTALKYSKIPNYPDIVKEALKEMHQQVGNLKTKDNTAVQGLIIRHLILPDNLAGTEEIMNFIANKLSTDTYINIMDQYYPAYKAVDYKTLNRKINESEFKEAIKLAKNKGLTRIL; from the coding sequence ATGACTTCTCCAAACTACTTAAAACTATATCAATCAGGAGAATTAGCTACTAGAGTAGAAAAAGCTTATAATATATTGCAGGATTGTACTCTCTGCCCTCACCACTGTCATGTTGATCGAAGCAATGATGAAATAGGATATTGTCAAACAGGTAATGAGATTAAAATAGCTAGTTATGGCCCACATTTTGGAGAAGAACCACCACTAATAGGATCATATGGATCAGGTACAATCTTTTTTAGCAACTGTAATTTAAAATGTATTTACTGTCAAAATTATGATATAAGCCAACACCAGTCAGGCAATACTGTTACTGTCCAAGAATTAGCTGAAATAATGATCTCTCTTCAAAACAAGGAATGTCATAATATTAACTTTGTTACTCCTAGTCATATGGTTCATGCTTTATTAGCCGCCACCTTAAAATCCTGTGAAATGGGATTAAATATACCACTTGTTTATAATTCCGGCGGCTATGATGATAAAAAAATACTACAATTATTAGATGGGGTAATTGATATTTATATGCCTGATGTAAAGTATGCTGATGAAAATACAGCTCTAAAATATTCCAAGATACCTAACTATCCTGATATTGTTAAAGAAGCACTCAAAGAAATGCATCAACAAGTGGGAAACTTAAAAACCAAAGATAATACCGCCGTACAAGGATTAATTATTCGTCACCTCATTCTTCCTGATAATCTAGCTGGTACAGAAGAAATCATGAATTTTATTGCTAATAAGTTATCTACTGATACCTATATTAATATTATGGATCAATATTACCCCGCCTATAAAGCTGTAGATTATAAAACATTAAATCGTAAAATTAATGAATCCGAATTTAAAGAAGCAATTAAACTTGCTAAAAATAAAGGATTAACTAGAATACTTTAA
- a CDS encoding ACT domain-containing protein — MEKTRVVTGISCNESEVKISLLKVSDKPGIAFEIFATLVEAGINVDMIIQNVQQNNFNDITFTIEEEDLSQARIILEELQTELRIEEIIFNTELAKVSIIGGGMLTNSGIAAKIFSALANKNINIKLISTSEIKVSCLINEAQAEKAVKAINDEFELA, encoded by the coding sequence TTGGAAAAGACTAGAGTTGTTACTGGAATTAGTTGTAATGAGAGTGAAGTGAAGATTTCTTTGTTAAAAGTGTCTGATAAGCCTGGGATTGCTTTTGAAATTTTTGCTACTTTAGTTGAGGCTGGCATTAATGTGGATATGATTATTCAGAATGTGCAGCAAAATAATTTTAATGATATTACTTTTACTATTGAAGAAGAAGATTTGTCTCAGGCTCGTATTATTTTAGAGGAATTACAGACTGAATTGAGAATAGAAGAAATTATATTTAATACTGAATTGGCTAAGGTATCAATTATTGGCGGTGGTATGCTTACGAATTCAGGTATAGCAGCTAAAATATTTTCAGCCTTAGCCAATAAAAATATAAATATTAAATTGATCAGCACTTCGGAAATTAAAGTGTCTTGTTTAATAAATGAAGCTCAGGCTGAAAAAGCTGTAAAAGCAATTAATGATGAGTTTGAATTAGCTTAA